The DNA segment TTCGGAGTGTTCTTGACGAGGTGCCATGCCTCGTCGGACATCTCCATCTCGACGAGGATGTAGCCGGGGAAGAACTTGCGGTGGATCTCCCGCCTCTTGCCCCCCTTCATCTCGACGAGCGTCTCGGTCGGGATGCGCACGTCGCCGAACGCGTCCTTCATCCCCATCGCCTCCACGCGCTGCAGGAGGTTCTGCCGGACCCGGTCCTCGAACCCCGAGTACGTGTGCACGATGTACCAGCGCTTCTGTCCCGTTGCCGTCGCCATCGCCGTCATGCTCCGAACAGCTTGTAGATCCAGTTGACCGCCGGCACGAGGACCACGTCGCATCCCCAGAGGTAGAACCCGATGATGAACGTCGCGACGATCACCACGACGCTGGTGTTGACGACCGTCTTGCGGTCGGGCCAGGTGCACTTCTTCGCTTCGGCGGTAACTTCGCGGACGAACGTCCGCGTGTTCGGCCACCACTGTGAGATCGCTGCCATCGTCTATCCTCGTCCTTCACCGGAA comes from the Thermoanaerobaculia bacterium genome and includes:
- the secE gene encoding preprotein translocase subunit SecE, translating into MAAISQWWPNTRTFVREVTAEAKKCTWPDRKTVVNTSVVVIVATFIIGFYLWGCDVVLVPAVNWIYKLFGA